ATTTTTAAATTTTCACGCCGGCAAAGCCGACATACCGCACCTATATATCGTGCCAAATCTTCCTCCTTTTAAAACTTATAACACACTATGTTTAACTCGAGTTGGCAATAATTGCTTATTATAATCTATGACTATACCAATAACCCATTGGCAATATTTAAGATAAGAAATAGATGTTATTCAAAACTGGGCTTATGTTTATAGCCATTATCCATTTTACACTCTTCGTCTTTTTGGTGACCTGCATCCATTATGTGGAATTGGTGTTACATCCTTAATCATCAAAATATTAAAACCGGCGGCTTGAAGCGAGCGAAGTGCTGATTCCCTTCCAGGCCCAGGTCCTTTGACATATACATCTACATTTTTCATCCCATGTTCCATCGCCTTTTTTGCGGCATCTTCAGCTGCAAGCTGTGCGGCAAAGGGCGTGCTTTTTCTTGAGCCTTTAAAACCCTGAACTCCGGCACTCGACCATCCGACAACATTGCCTGCAGGATCTGTAATTGAAATTATGGTATTATTAAAAGTAGAATAAATATGGACTACTCCGCTGGGAATATTCTTTTTTTCTTTCTTTTTTACTCGGGTTTTTTTCGCCATATAATGTAAAGCCTCTGTATATTAATTTACTTCTTTTTGGTTACAGCCTTTTTCCTTACCGTAGAACGTTTCGGGCCCTTTCTGGTTCTTGAATTTGTTTTTGTTCTCTGACCCCGCACGGGAAGTGATTTTCTATGGCGAAGACCGCGGTAACAACCAAGATCCATAAGTCTCTTGATATTCATCGAAATATCGGTTCGGAGTTCACCTT
The Pseudomonadota bacterium genome window above contains:
- the rpsK gene encoding 30S ribosomal protein S11 produces the protein MAKKTRVKKKEKKNIPSGVVHIYSTFNNTIISITDPAGNVVGWSSAGVQGFKGSRKSTPFAAQLAAEDAAKKAMEHGMKNVDVYVKGPGPGRESALRSLQAAGFNILMIKDVTPIPHNGCRSPKRRRV